The Elusimicrobiota bacterium DNA window ATCTTCATATAAATTTTGTTCTTCAAATATAACCCCTAAATTTTTATAAGGAGATACATAAAATGGGTTTATTCCTATTGCTTTCCTGAATTCTTTTATTGCATGAGTATAAAGTTTTTTATTCTTATAACCACAACCAAGACCATTATGCGCTTTTTCAGAATTAGGGTATAACTTTACCGCGGCTGTCCATAGTGTAATACCATTTTCCCATTCTCTATTCCGTAATATTGTCTTTATTGAATATACTGATAAAAGAAAGAATAAAACTAAAATCAAAATATTATGACCATTTTTTTTTATTATAAAAATCGTCAGAAGGATACAAAATCCAAATGTTGAAAAATATAAATAACGTTCTGCCATGAATGCTCCGAATGGTACTATATTTGAGACAGGTAAAATTGATATAAAAAAATAAAATATTGAAAAAGAAATTTCTTTTGATTTCTTATAAGTTTTTATAGCGAATACTAAAATAAATGCTATAATCCCAATAGATATAATAACTGATAAATTAAATACAGAAATTACTGGAACAACAAGGTGTTCTATAGAAAGTTTGTATGGTAAAAAAAGTAACTTTATATAACCAACGAAAACCTTACTCATAGTAAGCATTGTCTGATAAAAATTGCTGTTAAGCGTCGAAAAAGCCGTAGTTCCTATGACTGCTTCTAAAGGCGGCTTAAAAAGAAAAAACTTAAATATTAAATAACCAATTCCAACTATAAAAAAAGACGAATAATATAAAAGTTGGTTTTTGATTTTTTCTCTATTATGTACAAAGCAAATATCATAATTCATTAAAATAACTGGCAATGTTATTGCCATCTCTTTTGAAAATAAAGCAAAAATGAAAAAGATAAGAGATAGGAGATAGGCGATAGGCGATTCTTTAACATAAAAATAAAATGCTAAAAGAAAAAAGAAAAATGAAATCAAATCTTCTCGGAAACTTATACCATTTACCGCTTCTGTCTGAATTGGATGTAAAGCAAAAAGTAGTGCACAGATTAAACTTGCTAAATTACTTTTAAGAATAAAAGATGCTATTAAATAAACGAGTATCGCATTTAATGTATGAAAAGAGATATTCGTTAAATGCCAACCAAAAACATTTAATTTCCATATAGAGTAATCAATAAAATAAGAAATAGTACATACTGGTCTATAAGATAATTCAT harbors:
- a CDS encoding tetratricopeptide repeat protein, which translates into the protein MKKLIENKWFAIGLIVVATFGVYANSFKNEFVYDDKKVIVENEFIKSWENLPKLLTKKYFVLAHELSYRPVCTISYFIDYSIWKLNVFGWHLTNISFHTLNAILVYLIASFILKSNLASLICALLFALHPIQTEAVNGISFREDLISFFFFLLAFYFYVKESPIAYLLSLIFFIFALFSKEMAITLPVILMNYDICFVHNREKIKNQLLYYSSFFIVGIGYLIFKFFLFKPPLEAVIGTTAFSTLNSNFYQTMLTMSKVFVGYIKLLFLPYKLSIEHLVVPVISVFNLSVIISIGIIAFILVFAIKTYKKSKEISFSIFYFFISILPVSNIVPFGAFMAERYLYFSTFGFCILLTIFIIKKNGHNILILVLFFLLSVYSIKTILRNREWENGITLWTAAVKLYPNSEKAHNGLGCGYKNKKLYTHAIKEFRKAIGINPFYVSPYKNLGVIFEEQNLYEDAISEYKKALKVYKYDADSYYGIGTNLTKMGNYENVIEWYKKALIIKPNFISARYALAGVYKKMGLYKNAIAEYKKVIELDQTYIHTYINLGDIYEELHLYENALAEYNKALLINPKFADAYNNIGICYSSQGLYDNAIKSFLKAVEIDPENGGAYYNLSICLLNKKNYKESQKYLSLAKKYGIKK